One Longimicrobium sp. genomic region harbors:
- a CDS encoding DUF6194 family protein, with product MDETSITRYIADTFAGVDATVASRENGAPEIAWGDTFFIYDPDGDLPPQHQFPFATIVTRDYGDFDRASNLDRPGVFRLNIGVGKDTYRSLFGPQPPPPGAAGVAGTGHDFTALDVVMPHPVYAPQSWVCILNPSDATFQAEVRPLLADAYEVAARRHARREQRE from the coding sequence ATGGACGAAACCTCGATCACCCGGTACATCGCCGACACTTTCGCCGGAGTCGACGCGACCGTGGCGTCGCGGGAGAACGGGGCTCCCGAGATTGCCTGGGGCGATACGTTCTTCATCTACGACCCCGACGGCGACCTCCCGCCGCAGCACCAGTTTCCCTTCGCCACCATCGTCACCAGGGACTACGGGGATTTCGACCGCGCCTCGAACCTGGACCGCCCGGGCGTGTTCCGCCTGAACATCGGCGTCGGGAAGGACACCTACCGCTCGCTGTTCGGCCCACAGCCGCCGCCTCCCGGCGCGGCCGGCGTGGCCGGCACCGGCCACGACTTCACCGCGCTGGACGTGGTCATGCCGCACCCCGTGTACGCACCGCAGTCCTGGGTCTGCATCCTCAACCCGAGCGACGCGACGTTCCAGGCCGAAGTGCGGCCGCTGCTCGCCGATGCGTACGAGGTGGCCGCCAGGCGGCACGCCAGGCGCGAGCAGCGCGAGTGA
- a CDS encoding M12 family metallo-peptidase, which produces MRVRLALVLTASLGLAACQGDDFAPPASPSMSAAAVQENFLTHAPDAALNAAQRNQLATIRGRAGTAEVHLARIAAAPGRLLQQGAVLRIGLAPGLQVDAVGENVVQRSASDISWSGPVRGGNGWAQMVFMDGGLTATVTVGFTTYSIEPLGNGLHAVSRIDQSALPPEHTPENPSGVLDAPGPVAAGFLGTRIAEPRMATTAALSQINVLVVYTASAASAAGNIASKIQLAVDETNQSYANSGISINMVRVNTSQVTYSETGKSFSTHVNYLKGTTDGQMDNVHTLRNTYAADVVLLVVNDSEACGIAAAINATASSAFAVAHYSCITGYYSFGHEIGHLQGARHDRFVDGTLSPYQYGHGYIPSTKNWRTIMAYGNNCSNCTRIQWWSSPLKTYPSTGQVMGTATYEDNARVLNLTAPTVAGFR; this is translated from the coding sequence ATGAGAGTTCGGCTTGCGCTGGTCCTCACCGCTTCCCTCGGCCTCGCCGCCTGCCAGGGCGACGACTTCGCCCCCCCGGCCTCCCCGTCCATGAGCGCCGCCGCGGTCCAGGAGAACTTCCTCACGCACGCCCCCGACGCGGCGCTCAATGCCGCGCAGCGGAACCAGCTCGCCACCATCCGCGGTCGGGCCGGCACCGCCGAGGTGCACCTGGCGCGCATCGCCGCGGCCCCCGGCCGGCTGCTGCAGCAGGGCGCCGTTCTCCGCATCGGGCTGGCTCCGGGGCTGCAGGTGGACGCCGTCGGTGAGAACGTCGTGCAGCGCTCGGCCAGCGACATCTCGTGGTCCGGCCCCGTGCGGGGCGGCAACGGCTGGGCGCAGATGGTGTTCATGGACGGCGGCCTGACCGCGACCGTGACCGTCGGGTTCACCACGTACAGCATCGAGCCGCTGGGCAACGGGCTGCACGCCGTGTCGCGCATCGACCAGAGCGCGCTCCCGCCGGAGCACACCCCCGAAAACCCGAGCGGCGTGCTGGACGCGCCCGGCCCGGTCGCGGCCGGGTTCCTGGGCACCCGGATCGCCGAGCCCCGCATGGCCACCACCGCGGCCCTCAGCCAGATCAACGTGCTGGTGGTGTACACGGCGTCGGCCGCCTCGGCCGCGGGGAACATCGCCAGCAAGATCCAGCTCGCGGTGGACGAGACCAACCAGTCCTACGCGAACAGCGGGATCAGCATCAACATGGTGCGCGTCAACACCTCGCAGGTCACCTACAGCGAGACCGGCAAGAGCTTCTCGACGCACGTGAACTACCTGAAGGGCACCACCGACGGGCAGATGGACAACGTGCACACCCTGCGCAACACCTACGCGGCCGACGTGGTGCTGCTGGTGGTGAACGACAGCGAGGCGTGCGGGATCGCCGCCGCCATCAACGCGACCGCCAGCTCGGCGTTCGCGGTGGCGCACTACAGCTGCATCACGGGCTACTACTCGTTCGGCCACGAGATCGGGCACCTGCAGGGCGCCCGGCACGACCGCTTCGTGGACGGCACCCTCTCGCCGTACCAGTACGGCCACGGCTACATCCCGTCGACCAAGAACTGGCGCACGATCATGGCCTACGGGAACAACTGCAGCAACTGCACGCGCATCCAGTGGTGGTCCAGCCCGCTGAAGACCTACCCGTCCACGGGCCAGGTGATGGGGACCGCCACCTACGAGGACAACGCGCGGGTGCTCAACCTGACCGCGCCCACGGTGGCGGGCTTCCGCTAG
- a CDS encoding 2OG-Fe(II) oxygenase — MIDLLEIENFLDAATRADIVAELERAGGAPATVLGAEAGGVVHSAVRRTTRVAVSPETRALVRQRLMERKAEIEAHFGVAVTEVEEPQFLRYETGDFFVPHQDGNTPMVWDDSRFRRISAVVFLSARSDEPEPDTYGGGALVFHGPYAAPEARVAASAAPGTLVTFRAETTHEVTPVTHGVRYTIATWFR, encoded by the coding sequence ATGATCGACCTCCTCGAAATCGAGAACTTCCTCGACGCGGCCACCCGCGCCGATATCGTCGCGGAGCTGGAGCGCGCGGGCGGCGCCCCGGCCACCGTGCTCGGCGCGGAGGCCGGCGGCGTGGTGCACTCGGCCGTGCGCAGGACCACGCGCGTGGCCGTCTCGCCGGAGACGCGCGCGCTCGTCAGACAGCGGCTGATGGAGCGCAAGGCGGAGATCGAGGCGCACTTCGGCGTGGCCGTCACGGAGGTCGAGGAGCCGCAGTTCCTCCGCTACGAGACCGGCGACTTCTTCGTCCCGCACCAGGACGGCAACACGCCGATGGTGTGGGACGACTCGCGCTTCCGCCGCATCTCGGCCGTCGTCTTCCTCAGCGCGCGCTCCGACGAGCCGGAGCCGGACACCTACGGCGGCGGCGCGCTGGTCTTCCACGGGCCGTACGCCGCCCCGGAGGCGCGCGTCGCCGCGAGCGCCGCCCCGGGCACGCTGGTCACCTTCCGCGCCGAGACCACGCACGAGGTGACGCCCGTCACCCACGGCGTGCGCTACACCATCGCCACCTGGTTCCGCTGA
- a CDS encoding carbon-nitrogen hydrolase family protein — protein sequence MIIALASPGVASSLDDGLARIDRLLSDASAQGAEIVCFPEAYLPGLRGLDFEVFPFDRAQQERALQAVAERARAHGVAVVMGMENVTDAGRQIASFVIDASGRVVGCQTKNQLDPTEDRFYVPGHTRRLFEVNGVRFGVAICHEGFRYPETVRWAAVRGARIVFHPHCTGSDREGVRPAEWGAAGGPYYEKAMMMRGLENTIYFASVNYAFRFQESATSLIAPSGRCLAYLPYGEEGVLVQEIDVEAATGLLAARYAPERYRESGVK from the coding sequence ATGATCATCGCCCTGGCGTCGCCCGGCGTCGCCTCCTCTCTCGACGACGGCCTGGCCAGGATCGACCGGCTCCTGTCCGACGCCTCGGCCCAGGGGGCGGAGATCGTGTGCTTTCCCGAGGCCTACCTCCCGGGTCTGCGGGGGCTGGACTTCGAAGTCTTTCCCTTCGACCGGGCGCAGCAGGAGCGGGCGCTCCAGGCGGTCGCGGAGCGGGCGCGGGCGCACGGGGTGGCCGTCGTGATGGGGATGGAGAACGTCACGGACGCGGGGCGGCAGATCGCGTCCTTCGTGATCGACGCCTCGGGCCGGGTCGTGGGATGCCAGACCAAGAACCAGCTGGACCCCACCGAAGACCGGTTCTACGTGCCCGGCCACACGCGGAGGCTCTTCGAGGTCAACGGGGTCAGGTTCGGGGTGGCGATCTGCCACGAGGGCTTCCGCTACCCCGAGACGGTGCGCTGGGCGGCGGTGCGCGGCGCCCGGATCGTCTTCCACCCCCACTGCACGGGGAGCGACCGGGAGGGCGTCCGCCCGGCCGAGTGGGGCGCGGCCGGCGGGCCGTACTACGAGAAGGCGATGATGATGCGCGGCCTCGAGAACACCATCTACTTCGCCAGCGTCAACTACGCCTTCCGCTTCCAGGAGTCGGCCACGAGCCTGATCGCCCCCTCGGGCCGGTGCCTGGCGTATCTGCCCTACGGCGAGGAAGGCGTGCTGGTGCAGGAAATCGACGTCGAGGCGGCCACCGGCCTGCTGGCCGCCCGCTACGCGCCCGAGCGCTACCGGGAATCCGGCGTGAAGTAA
- a CDS encoding VOC family protein, whose translation MQRISPCLWFADEAEEAARFYCGIFPDSRITAITRYGTAGHEIHHRPAGSVMTVAFELDGQPFTALNGGPVFTFNEAVSLQVFCETQEEIDYYWEKLTAGGDPKAQQCGWLKDRYGLSWQVVPTGMEEVLKDEKSAGAQRAMEAMLRMKKPDLAELRRAYEEAA comes from the coding sequence ATGCAACGAATCAGCCCCTGCCTGTGGTTCGCCGACGAAGCCGAGGAGGCCGCCCGGTTCTACTGCGGGATCTTCCCCGACTCGCGGATCACCGCGATCACGCGGTACGGCACGGCGGGGCACGAGATCCACCACCGGCCGGCGGGGTCGGTGATGACGGTGGCGTTCGAGCTCGACGGGCAGCCGTTCACCGCGCTCAACGGCGGGCCGGTGTTCACGTTCAACGAGGCCGTCTCGCTGCAGGTGTTCTGCGAGACGCAGGAAGAGATCGACTACTACTGGGAGAAGCTGACGGCGGGCGGCGACCCGAAGGCCCAGCAGTGCGGCTGGCTCAAGGACCGGTACGGCCTGTCGTGGCAGGTGGTGCCGACCGGGATGGAAGAGGTCCTGAAAGACGAGAAGTCGGCGGGGGCGCAGCGGGCGATGGAGGCGATGCTGCGCATGAAGAAGCCCGACCTGGCCGAGCTGCGCCGGGCGTACGAGGAAGCGGCCTGA
- a CDS encoding ABC transporter ATP-binding protein, which produces MTPDPVLVADCIGKRFGHRQVLSAATLHAERGVVTALVGRNGSGKSTLLRIMAGLLAPDHGVIRYRGRAYVRTRLFRLAREGLFLLPVDRCTLTRTLTLRQHLAALRRRFATAGGDEVAEELRIAHLLDRRPESYSGGERRRAELALAFLRAPECLLADEPFLGLTPADTEALVAAFRALARRGAAVVLTGHEVAFVFAAADRVTWIHSGTTRLLGTPEEAERDWSFRREYLGVGPRWGAGPGAPVRPAAVPTDS; this is translated from the coding sequence ATGACGCCGGACCCCGTCCTAGTGGCCGACTGCATCGGGAAGCGGTTCGGGCACCGGCAGGTGCTCTCCGCGGCCACCCTGCACGCCGAGCGCGGGGTGGTGACCGCGCTGGTGGGGCGCAACGGCTCGGGGAAGAGCACCCTGCTGCGGATCATGGCGGGGCTCCTGGCCCCCGACCACGGCGTGATCCGCTACCGGGGCCGCGCGTACGTGCGCACCCGCCTGTTCCGGCTCGCCCGCGAGGGGCTCTTCCTCCTCCCGGTCGACCGCTGCACGCTGACCCGCACCCTCACGCTCCGCCAGCACCTGGCCGCGCTGCGGCGCCGCTTCGCCACCGCGGGCGGGGACGAAGTCGCGGAGGAGCTCCGCATCGCCCACCTCCTCGACCGGCGACCGGAGAGCTACTCCGGGGGCGAGCGGCGGCGCGCCGAGCTGGCGCTGGCCTTCCTTCGCGCCCCCGAGTGCCTCCTTGCCGACGAGCCGTTCCTGGGGCTCACCCCCGCGGACACCGAGGCGCTGGTGGCCGCCTTCCGCGCGCTCGCCCGGCGGGGCGCCGCCGTGGTGCTCACGGGGCACGAGGTCGCCTTCGTCTTCGCGGCGGCGGACCGCGTCACCTGGATCCACTCGGGGACCACGCGGCTGCTCGGCACCCCGGAGGAGGCGGAGCGCGACTGGTCGTTCCGGCGCGAGTACCTGGGCGTTGGGCCGCGCTGGGGAGCCGGGCCGGGCGCGCCGGTTCGTCCCGCCGCCGTACCGACTGATTCCTGA
- a CDS encoding SRPBCC family protein — protein MDDLRLTRAPVMETGMLVRRPAAEVFEAFVDPGVTTRFWFTRSSGRLEAGGQVRWDWEMYGVSAQVTAKTVEPHRRIVIEWPGYSGPTTVEWTFEPLDDGTTFVRITEAGFTGDGDELVKQVAGSTEGFTLVLAGLKALLEHGVRLNLVADRYPKGLQEH, from the coding sequence ATGGACGACCTCCGGCTCACGCGGGCGCCGGTCATGGAGACCGGGATGCTCGTCCGCAGGCCCGCCGCCGAGGTGTTCGAGGCCTTCGTGGACCCGGGCGTCACCACGCGGTTCTGGTTCACCCGGAGCAGCGGCAGGCTCGAGGCCGGCGGGCAGGTGCGGTGGGACTGGGAGATGTACGGCGTCTCGGCGCAGGTGACCGCGAAGACGGTCGAGCCGCACCGGCGCATCGTGATCGAGTGGCCCGGCTACAGCGGCCCCACCACGGTGGAGTGGACGTTCGAGCCCCTGGACGACGGCACGACGTTCGTCCGCATCACGGAAGCCGGCTTCACCGGCGACGGGGACGAGCTCGTGAAGCAGGTGGCCGGCTCGACCGAGGGGTTCACCCTGGTGCTCGCGGGCCTCAAGGCACTCCTCGAGCACGGCGTGAGGCTGAACCTGGTGGCGGACCGCTATCCGAAGGGGCTCCAGGAGCACTGA
- a CDS encoding TspO/MBR family protein, which translates to MPLALAACLAAAALEGVFAGRGVRERFAELRMPRFSPPLAVWIVIGAAYYVVCFAVLYRLLLLPPGRTRAACLALITLVLLANAFWNYLFFRLRSLRLSFIASIAYSLAALGLLALLFGLDRVAAWWFLPYAVYLLYANAWGMALLRANPPGAAKGSSAA; encoded by the coding sequence ATGCCGCTCGCGCTCGCCGCCTGCCTCGCCGCGGCGGCCCTGGAAGGCGTCTTCGCGGGCCGGGGCGTCAGGGAGCGCTTCGCCGAGCTGCGCATGCCGCGCTTCTCGCCGCCGCTCGCGGTGTGGATCGTGATCGGCGCCGCGTACTACGTCGTCTGCTTCGCCGTCCTCTACCGGCTGCTCCTGCTGCCGCCGGGCCGGACGCGCGCGGCCTGCCTGGCGCTGATCACGCTCGTGCTCCTCGCCAACGCCTTCTGGAACTACCTGTTCTTCCGGCTCCGCAGCCTGCGCCTGAGCTTCATCGCCTCGATCGCGTACAGCCTGGCCGCGCTCGGGCTGCTGGCGCTGCTCTTCGGGCTGGACCGGGTTGCCGCGTGGTGGTTCCTTCCCTACGCTGTCTACCTCCTGTACGCGAACGCGTGGGGGATGGCGCTGCTGCGCGCGAACCCGCCCGGTGCCGCGAAGGGGTCGTCCGCCGCCTGA
- a CDS encoding AAA family ATPase, with protein sequence MNRAVIHEAAVSAAKAYHHAEVEPRHVLFALARHFRQRPDCEACFAPAKSALEPHGSSYGAKPAMTEAATALLDTLKSDDDAIAALRQAFQAADDKPGGAGAGSQTQTTEQEAGRAEAGAAATQGAETVAGVLAELDALVGLGPVKAQVRKVIAVVQANTERERAGLKPVKPGLHLVFTGPPGTGKTTVARLVARLYAAAGALPGSKFTEATRSDLIAGYVGQTAIKTREVIDRTRPGVLFIDEAYALTPSSEVDFGHEAIATLVKSMEDHRDDFAVIVAGYEEEMTEFIESNPGLRSRFKTYVAFPDYKSAELTEIFARMAQEAGLSLAEGALARAEEIFTRASGKKDFGNARFARSLFEQAYARMASRAAEDGAVTVDELTTLLPEDIGDDLSMLARDTPRIGF encoded by the coding sequence ATGAACCGTGCGGTCATCCACGAGGCGGCGGTGTCGGCGGCCAAGGCGTACCACCATGCCGAGGTGGAGCCGCGCCACGTCCTGTTCGCGCTGGCCCGGCACTTCCGCCAGCGCCCGGACTGCGAGGCGTGCTTCGCGCCCGCGAAGAGCGCGCTGGAGCCGCACGGGAGCTCGTACGGGGCAAAGCCGGCGATGACGGAGGCGGCCACCGCGCTCCTCGACACGCTCAAGTCGGACGACGACGCGATCGCCGCCCTGCGGCAGGCGTTCCAGGCGGCGGACGACAAGCCGGGCGGCGCCGGCGCCGGGTCGCAGACGCAGACCACCGAGCAGGAGGCCGGCCGGGCCGAGGCCGGCGCGGCCGCCACGCAGGGCGCGGAGACGGTCGCCGGGGTCCTGGCCGAGCTCGACGCCCTGGTGGGGCTCGGGCCGGTCAAGGCCCAGGTGCGCAAGGTCATCGCGGTGGTGCAGGCGAACACCGAGCGGGAGAGGGCGGGGCTGAAGCCCGTGAAGCCGGGGCTGCACCTGGTGTTCACCGGCCCGCCGGGAACCGGGAAGACGACCGTCGCGCGCCTGGTGGCCCGGCTCTACGCCGCGGCCGGGGCGCTGCCGGGATCGAAGTTCACCGAGGCCACCCGCTCGGACCTGATCGCCGGGTACGTCGGGCAGACCGCCATCAAGACGCGCGAGGTGATCGACCGGACGCGGCCGGGCGTGCTCTTCATCGACGAGGCCTACGCGCTCACGCCGAGCTCCGAGGTCGACTTCGGCCACGAGGCGATCGCCACGCTGGTGAAGTCCATGGAGGACCACCGCGACGACTTCGCGGTGATCGTCGCCGGCTACGAGGAGGAGATGACGGAGTTCATCGAGTCCAACCCGGGGCTGCGCAGCCGCTTCAAGACGTACGTCGCCTTCCCGGACTACAAGTCGGCGGAGCTCACCGAGATCTTCGCGCGGATGGCGCAGGAGGCGGGCCTCAGCCTGGCCGAGGGCGCCCTGGCGAGGGCGGAGGAGATCTTCACCCGGGCCTCCGGGAAGAAGGACTTCGGCAACGCCCGCTTCGCGCGCTCGCTCTTCGAGCAGGCGTACGCCCGGATGGCCTCGCGCGCGGCCGAGGACGGCGCCGTGACGGTCGACGAGCTGACCACCCTGCTCCCCGAGGACATCGGCGACGACCTCTCGATGCTGGCCCGGGACACCCCTCGCATCGGGTTCTGA
- a CDS encoding GAF domain-containing sensor histidine kinase: MGSRHAASRRAAHGASGRLNRARGIAHALSTTDLEGTPSPDPRASAGAAAARPAGNAPSGAEEHAALESAERARDAAEASRDRFSFLAEVSRCLADSLDYEATLTTVAGMSLPYLDAWCIVDVLAEGGEVRRLAVVHPDPDRQEAARRLHVQYPPRTGDLIGAPRVIRTGRPEMVFDVPDEALAAAAHDASHLELLRGLGIRSYVIVPMVARGQVLGAMTFVTAETGRRFGDIDVVMAEDLARRAAMAVDNARLHREAVEAREAADAALVEVEAALEEATTAEEHLREARDAAETALRTRDEFVSTMTHEVQTPLNAIIGYLELLEMDVSGALTDTQRSYVRRAQESSRHLLRLVGDVLDFSRSETARLAVAHEEFSAAETARGALALVRPQASGRLLTLVDATAGAAGLRYVGDEYRVRQILVNLLSNAIKFTPAGGRVTLECRAEGGGAGGADGAGEPWLLFVVSDSGEGVKPEDAERIFEPFVQGAAGLTRPHGGTGLGLPISRRLARLMGGDVTVGRSGGGPGATFTLRLPAGAPAPDAPPADDTARGPGPPRAPGGESDRAAARRGLAAAGETLLRRVGSTVDEFVRRARADASLGFTDEMSDVDVADHLGTLVIDIANSLAVLAGTGGEPSELLADGSRIQRLIGELHGAQRQRLGWSEAQLARELELVREVCLATLEQALGGDEHAGQAAAQALERLLHERTRACFSGFRSSAGTAG, translated from the coding sequence GTGGGGAGCCGACACGCCGCCTCCCGCCGCGCCGCCCACGGCGCGTCAGGACGCCTGAACCGAGCGCGCGGGATTGCACACGCCCTGAGCACCACCGACCTGGAGGGCACGCCCTCGCCGGACCCGCGCGCCAGCGCGGGCGCCGCCGCCGCGCGGCCCGCCGGGAACGCCCCCTCCGGCGCGGAGGAGCACGCGGCGCTCGAGTCCGCCGAGCGCGCGCGCGACGCCGCCGAGGCCAGCCGCGACCGCTTCTCCTTCCTGGCCGAGGTCAGCCGCTGCCTGGCCGACTCGCTCGACTACGAGGCCACGCTCACCACCGTGGCCGGCATGTCGCTGCCGTACCTGGACGCCTGGTGCATCGTGGACGTGCTGGCCGAGGGCGGCGAGGTGCGCCGCCTGGCCGTGGTGCACCCCGATCCCGACAGGCAGGAGGCCGCGCGCCGGCTGCACGTGCAGTATCCACCCCGCACGGGCGACCTGATCGGCGCACCCCGCGTGATCCGCACCGGCCGCCCCGAGATGGTGTTCGACGTGCCGGACGAGGCGCTGGCCGCCGCCGCCCACGACGCCAGCCACCTGGAGCTGCTGCGCGGGCTCGGGATCCGCTCGTACGTGATCGTGCCGATGGTGGCGCGCGGCCAGGTGCTGGGCGCCATGACCTTCGTGACCGCCGAGACCGGCCGGCGCTTCGGCGACATCGACGTGGTGATGGCCGAGGACCTGGCGCGGCGCGCGGCCATGGCCGTCGACAACGCGCGGCTCCACCGCGAGGCCGTGGAGGCCCGCGAGGCCGCCGACGCCGCGCTGGTGGAGGTGGAGGCCGCGCTGGAAGAGGCCACCACGGCCGAAGAGCACCTGCGCGAGGCGCGCGACGCCGCCGAGACGGCGCTGCGCACCCGCGACGAGTTCGTCTCCACCATGACGCACGAGGTGCAGACGCCGCTGAACGCCATCATCGGCTACCTGGAGCTGCTGGAGATGGACGTCAGCGGCGCGCTGACCGACACGCAGCGCTCGTACGTGCGGCGGGCGCAGGAGAGCTCCCGCCACCTCCTGCGCCTGGTGGGCGACGTGCTCGACTTCTCCCGGAGCGAGACGGCGCGGCTGGCCGTCGCGCACGAAGAGTTCAGCGCGGCCGAGACGGCCCGCGGCGCCCTGGCGCTGGTGCGACCGCAGGCGTCGGGGCGCCTGCTGACGCTGGTGGACGCCACCGCCGGCGCCGCCGGCCTGCGCTACGTGGGCGACGAGTACCGGGTGCGCCAGATCCTGGTGAACCTGCTCTCCAACGCCATCAAGTTCACCCCCGCCGGCGGCCGCGTCACGCTGGAGTGCCGCGCCGAGGGGGGCGGAGCCGGCGGAGCCGACGGCGCCGGAGAGCCGTGGCTGCTCTTCGTGGTGTCCGACAGCGGCGAGGGGGTGAAGCCGGAAGACGCGGAGCGGATCTTCGAGCCGTTCGTGCAGGGGGCCGCGGGGCTCACCCGGCCCCACGGCGGCACCGGGCTGGGGCTGCCGATCAGCCGCCGGCTGGCGCGGCTGATGGGAGGCGACGTGACGGTGGGGCGGAGCGGCGGCGGCCCCGGCGCCACCTTCACGCTGCGGCTCCCCGCCGGGGCGCCCGCCCCCGACGCGCCGCCGGCGGACGACACGGCGCGCGGCCCCGGCCCGCCGCGCGCGCCGGGCGGCGAGTCCGACCGCGCGGCCGCCCGGCGGGGCCTCGCCGCGGCCGGCGAGACGCTGCTGCGCCGGGTGGGCTCCACCGTGGACGAGTTCGTCCGCAGGGCGCGCGCGGACGCGTCGCTGGGCTTCACCGACGAGATGAGCGACGTGGACGTGGCCGACCACCTGGGCACGCTGGTGATCGACATAGCCAACTCGCTGGCGGTCCTGGCGGGCACGGGCGGCGAGCCCAGCGAGCTGCTGGCCGACGGGAGCCGGATCCAGCGGCTGATCGGCGAGCTGCACGGGGCCCAGCGCCAGCGCCTGGGGTGGAGCGAGGCGCAGCTGGCCCGCGAGCTCGAGCTGGTGCGGGAGGTGTGTCTGGCCACCCTCGAGCAGGCGCTCGGCGGCGACGAGCACGCGGGCCAGGCAGCCGCCCAGGCGCTCGAGCGGCTGCTGCACGAGCGGACCCGGGCGTGCTTCAGCGGCTTCCGCAGCTCGGCCGGCACCGCGGGCTGA